In one Agelaius phoeniceus isolate bAgePho1 chromosome 21, bAgePho1.hap1, whole genome shotgun sequence genomic region, the following are encoded:
- the SLC25A25 gene encoding mitochondrial adenyl nucleotide antiporter SLC25A25 isoform X7 — translation MLLNNPVFLLKPLSKIVKAGDKDLDGQLDFEEFVHYLQDHEKKLRLVFKSLDKKNDGRIDAQEIVQSLRDLGVKISEQQAEKILKRIRTGHFWGPVTYMDKNGTMTIDWNEWRDYHLLHPVENIPEIILYWKHSTIFDVGENLTVPDEFTVEERQTGMWWRHLVAGGGAGAVSRTCTAPLDRLKVLMQVHASRSNNMCIVGGFTQMIREGGPRSLWRGNGINVLKIAPESAIKFMAYEQIKRFIGTDQEMLRIHERLLAGSLAGAIAQSSIYPMEVLKTRMALRKTGQYSGMLDCAKNILAKEGMAAFYKGYIPNMLGIIPYAGIDLAVYETLKNTWLQRYAVNSADPGVFVLLACGTISSTCGQLASYPLALVRTRMQAQASVEGAPEVTMRGLFKHILKTEGAFGLYRGLAPNFMKVIPAVSISYVVYENLKMTLGVDSR, via the exons TCCAAGACCATGAAAAGAAGCTGAGACTGGTTTTCAAGAGTCTGGATAAAAAGAATGATG GCCGCATCGATGCCCAGGAGATTGTCCAGTCTCTCCGGGACCTGGGGGTCAAGATCTCTGAACAGCAGGCTGAGAAAATACTGAAGAG AATAAGGACGGGACACTTCTGGGGTCCTGTCACCTA CATGGATAAAAATGGGACAATGACAATTGATTGGAATGAGTGGAGAGACTATCACCTGCTGCACCCTGTGGAGAACATTCCTGAAATCATCCTGTACTGGAAGCACTCCACG ATCTTCGATGTAGGAGAGAATTTGACTGTCCCTGATGAGTTCACAGTGGAAGAGAGGCAGACAGGGATGTGGTGGAGACATCTGGTTGCAGGTGGAGGTGCAGGTGCCGTGTCCAGAACCTGCACAGCTCCCTTGGACCGTTTGAAAGTGCTCATGCAG gtccACGCCTCGCGCAGTAACAACATGTGCATCGTCGGCGGCTTCACGCAGATGATCCGCGAGGGCGGCCCCAGGTCCCTGTGGAGAGGCAATGGCATCAACGTGCTCAAGATTGCACCCGAGTCAGCCATCAAGTTCATGGCCTATGAGCAG ATCAAGAGGTTCATCGGCACTGACCAGGAAATGCTGAGGATCCACGAGCGGCTCCTGGCTGGTTCTCTGGCTGGGGCCATTGCACAAAGCAGCATCTACCCCATGGAG GTTCTGAAAACACGGATGGCTCTGAGGAAGACAGGACAATATTCAGGCATGTTGGATTGTGCCAAAAACATCCTTGCAAAGGAAGGAATGGCTGCCTTCTACAAAGGCTACATCCCCAACATGTTGGGAATCATTCCATATGCTGGTATTGACCTGGCAGTCTATGAG ACACTAAAAAATACCTGGTTGCAACGCTACGCCGTCAACAGCGCTGACCCTGGGGTCTTTGTTCTGCTGGCCTGTGGCACCATCTCCAGCACCTGTGGGCAGCTTGCCAGTTACCCACTGGCCCTTGTGAGGACACGCATGCAGGCCCAAG CTTCAGTGGAGGGTGCTCCTGAAGTGACCATGAGGGGACTGTTCAAACACATTCTGAAGACAGAGGGAGCGTTTGGGCTTTACCGGGGTCTGGCACCCAACTTCATGAAGGTGATCCCAGCTGTGAGCATCAGCTACGTGGTCTATGAGAACTTGAAGATGACTCTGGGCGTGGACTCACGGTGA